One region of Emys orbicularis isolate rEmyOrb1 chromosome 4, rEmyOrb1.hap1, whole genome shotgun sequence genomic DNA includes:
- the RASSF10 gene encoding ras association domain-containing protein 10: protein MEPEERKISVWLCQEEKLISGLSRRTTCSDVVRVVLEDNSQRQQLATLQDSGGGMLSGPPESYCIVEKWRGFERILPNKTKILRLWAAWGDEQENVRFVLVRSEASLPNTGPRSAEARVVLSKERPCHGLGAARASLALTQEKQRRVVRKAFRKLAKINKKRQQPLAKEASSAERMETLVHLVLSQDHTIRQQIQRLRELDREIDRYEAKIHLDRMKRHGVNYVQDTYLVGASSCELEASRELEPGPGPDGAAGQLEEYARKCEEVLQLQEQRTRQEELLEHLAGEIQEELNERWMKRRREELAAAKGSSSSLSEPECNTMELSGGAGSELHVEQERVKTQLSTSLYIGLRLSTDLEAIKTDLDYTQRAREDKERELQRLLETLNTLDFADTQTAAQILLPEERVPGGPALHEAGLGAPVGSSDVWEGQARGRCKDCEENDEDSDTGLSSMHSQDSDSVPVCESLV, encoded by the coding sequence ATGGAGCCGGAGGAGAGGAAGATCTCGGTGTGGCTCTGCCAGGAGGAGAAGTTGATCTCTGGCCTCTCCAGACGCACCACTTGCTCCGACGTGGTGCGGGTGGTGCTGGAGGACAACAGCCAGCGGCAGCAGCTGGCCACCCTGCAGGATTCCGGCGGGGGGATGCTCTCGGGCCCCCCCGAGTCCTACTGCATCGTGGAGAAGTGGAGGGGCTTCGAGAGGATCCTGCCCAACAAGACCAAGATCCTGAGGCTCTGGGCTGCCTGGGGGGACGAGCAGGAGAACGTCCGCTTCGTGCTGGTCCGCAGCGAGGCGTCCCTGCCCAACACGGGGCCCCGCAGCGCCGAGGCCAGGGTGGTGCTGAGCAAGGAGCGCCCCTGCCATGgcctcggggcggcccgggccAGCCTGGCGCTCACGCAGGAGAAGCAGCGCCGGGTGGTGAGAAAAGCCTTCCGGAAACTGGCCAAGATCAACAAGAAGCGGCAGCAGCCGCTGGCCAAGGAGGCGTCCTCGGCGGAGAGGATGGAGACCCTGGTGCACCTGGTGCTGTCGCAGGACCACACCATCCGCCAGCAGATCCAGCGGCTCCGGGAGCTGGACCGGGAGATCGACAGGTACGAGGCTAAGATCCATCTGGACCGCATGAAGCGGCACGGCGTGAACTACGTGCAGGACACCTACTTggtgggggccagcagctgcGAGCTGGAGGCGAGCCGGGAGCTGGAGCCGGGCCCGGGCCCGGACGGGGCGGCCGGGCAGCTGGAGGAGTACGCCAGGAAGTGCGAGGAGGTgctgcagctgcaggagcagcggACGCGGCAGGAAGAGCTGCTGGAGCACCTGGCTGGCGAGATCCAGGAGGAGCTGAACGAGCGCTGGATGAAGCGGCGCCGGGAGGAGCTGGCCGCGGCCAAGGGCTCCAGTTCCAGCCTGTCCGAGCCCGAGTGCAACACCATGGAGCTGAGCGGCGGGGCCGGCAGCGAGCTCCACGTGGAGCAGGAGCGCGTGAAGACCCAGCTGAGCACCAGCCTCTACATCGGGCTCCGGCTGAGCACGGATTTAGAGGCGATCAAAACGGACCTGGATTACACGCAGCGCGCCCGCGAGGACAAGGAGCGGGAGCTGCAGCGCCTGCTCGAGACGCTGAACACTTTGGACTTCGCGGACACCCAGACTGCAGCTCAGATCCTCCTCCCCGAGGAGCGCGTTCCCGGCGGCCCTGCCTTACacgaggctgggctgggggctcccGTGGGCAGCTCAGACGTCTGGGAGGGCCAGGCCAGGGGGCGGTGCAAGGACTGCGAGGAGAACGATGAGGACTCGGATACAGGACTGAGCTCCATGCACAGCCAGGACTCTGACTCTGTCCCAGTCTGTGAATCGCTTGTATAG